CAGATCCACTGACATTAGGTGAACGGGTTCAGTTTGAGTTTCAATCCGATGGACGTAAGGCGGTATTGTTGCGCAATGGGAGAGTTGATGTGGTGAGCGATGCCTCCTTGCCTAATTACTTGCTAGAGCAGATTCGCTTTGGTGTCGCGGGGGGGCAAAACTATTATTTCAACGGGATCATTCATCAGGCACAGGCAGCTCGCATGCAAGTGTTGGAAGATACTATTTAGTGTCTTATATGCTCCATATCAATGCGCTGCATAGCTAGGTTAAAGTCATTTTTATAAATACAAACGATCGATTACACGATATTATGAGTCAAAAGAACCAAGATCAGAACGCGCCAGTAGACGATGTTGCGGTGCAACATGCTAAAGTGCAAATTACGGCGCTGTCCGATGAAACTGCTGCGTATCAACGCACGACGCACCCCGATGCGCAATGGTATCGTGATACATGCTTAGGCATGTTCTTCCACTGGGGCATTTCCAGTGTGAATGGACAGGGCGACTTGTCTTGGGGAATGATGAAGCGTGCACCTGGTTTTGCTGTGGAATCGGCAAAAGCACATGGCATCTATGCCGTGCAGAGCATTTGTTCTCCAAATAAATATTGGGAGCAAGCTGAAGGTTTTAAGTGCGAGAACTATGATCCGGAAAAGTGGTTGATTGCGGCAAAAGAAGTCGGTGTCGAATATGTAGTGATCACTACGAAGCATCATGATGGATTTTGCTTATGGCCTAGTGAGCATGGAGATTTGAGCACTAAGAATTTCCTCGGTGGGCGTGACTTGCTGCAGGAATTTGTCGCTGCCTGCCGCAAACTTGAGATCAAGATTGGCTTTTACTATTCTCCGCCGGATTGGCGTTTGGAGCAGGAACGGATGAGCTTTTTATACGGCAATCAGAACCCTGGGCTGGACCAGAACTTTAAGCAGAAGGAAGTGATCGAGCCGAATCCGGAGGAAGAGGCAGCATTTTTTGCGAAGCACGCAGAGTTGGCTAGTGGGCACGTGCGTGAGTTGCTGACTCGTTATGGGAAGATTGATATCTTATGGTTCGACGGTCGAGTGCCACCCGGTGGTATCACCATGGAGCAAATTCGTGAAATTCAGCCTGGAATTCTGGTGAATTCACGTGGCTATGGATATGGAGATTTCAATACCCCTGAGTGTAAGTTCCCAGAACGACGCTTTGATAAAGGTTGGTGGGAGTATTGTCATGTGTTTGCCGATGGCGCGTGGGGCTATCTCGACCATGAAGTTTACAAGCCACTCGGGTGGTTGCTGGGCGAATTGTCTAAAACCCGTTCGTGGGATGGCACTTTTTTGCCAAATGTAGCGCCTGATGCAAAGGGACAAATGCCCCATAGCTTTTATTTACGTATGCGTCAGTTAAAGGATTGGATGTCGCATAGTGGAGAGTCCATTCATGGAGCCGAGGGGGGCGGTTGGCCCGAGCAGTCGAATGTGCCGCTGACCCATCGAGCGGGGCGCACCTATGCGCACTTGGACTGGCAGTTCGATGCGTCCACTGTGGTTGAGATTTCGTATCTTAAGCAAGCACCTAAATCGGTGTCCTTTTTGAAGACGGGCGAGTCGATTGAGTTTACTTATGAGCAGGGCGTATTGCGCTTTCAAGTTGATGATGATTCTTTGAGCCATCTGACAGATGTGGTACTCATCGAGCAAGCGTCCGCCTAGCTTGCGTGGTATAAATTTTATGACTCGTGATATGATGGAACACGCCCGACAGGATTTTTTATTAAGCGACTATCAACCGGCCGATTTCCCCGGCTTGGTTTCTTATTGGGAGTTTTCCCAGTCGTCCGAAACATTTACGGCGCAGCAAGGTGAGCCTTATGTGCTCCGCTCGCAGGTCGGTCCGTTGGAGGTGGTGGCGGATGCGTCCGCTCCTTTGGGCGCTTCGGCCTTACGCATTGAAACGGGGCAGTGGCTCAATATTGCGCGTTCGGAATGTCCGCTCTTAGACATCCATGGGCCGGAGGGCCAGTTGACTGTGGTTGCGTGGATTAAACGTGAGGATCTGTCCCGGGGCTGTGAATTTATCGCGGGGCAGTGGAACGAGAGTCACCGTGGGCGACAATACGGACTGTTTCTAAACATCGCCACTTGGGGCACCAGTGAGCAGATCTGTGGTCACCTCTCGCATGTGGGGGGGCCGACTCCGGGCTATAAATACTGTATCGATGGTCCCATGGGAGCGAGTCCGGTGCCTTATGACGAGTGGGTGATGGTTGCGATGAGTTATGATGGTTCGAATGGATATGCGTGGTTGAATGGACAGCTCGACGCGCGCCCTGGCCTCAATCCATACTCGCTGGCCGGGGGGCTCTATGATAGTGGCCCCAATGGTTCCGATTTCACCGTAGGGGCGGTCGATCGCAGTGGTGTGATTGGTAATTTCTTTAGCGGTTGGTTGGCTGGACTTGCAGTGTATCGACGTGCACTGACTCCGGCCGAAATCTACGCATTGTCGCAACTGTGATTGTTTCTTAGTTTCTCCGTCTTTCCGTTACCCCTTGAATGATCGTTATATGATGCATCGATTTATACCCCTGCTTTGTTTATTGTCTGTGCTGGTTCACTGTTCTACGGGGGAGCCGGTGTTGAATGGGCCGGACTTTCTTCCACCTTTTGAGAATCAAGAGGGCCAGCGAGTGGATGCGGAACTACGTGTGGTTTCTTTTCTCGACCCCGAGCAGGCGAACCATCCGGTGGAGGCTGCGAGTGTGGTTTTTGGCAACAAGCGTTTGGCAGTTCGTGAACAACAACAGCGGAAGATGGAGACGGGGAGGGACAATGTGGTGACGGTCTTCGTAAACGATCAGCCCTTAACAAAGCTGATTTTAGTCGCGACCTACCGGACTGCGGATGGGCACACCGTTTCGATGACAGATAGCAAACGTCGTGACATGGTGAGCTTAATCACAGATGTAGAAGATTCGAGTGTGCGTTGGAAATCTCGCTATCCATTGCCTGACGGAACGAAAACGGAATTTACGTATCAGTTAAAATCATTAGGAGCGAGTCGCGTGGAACTGTCTTGGGACATCGGTTGCAGTGCGGAGCAGATCGCGCAATTCCGTCAGCAGGGCTACGACATTGGCAATTATCTCGTCTATTTCGATATCGAAGGCGATTATCGCAAAGACGATGTGACGATCGACGGAGTCTCGATCGAGCCGCATCCCATCGAGGTGTTAAAAGCGAATGAAATGAAAGAGATGCCACTTTGGACGGGGCAGTTTCATTCCATCGCGTATGCACCGACGAAGCCCATGCTTGGCTTTGAAATACAATCGGAGCACGGCCTGAACGGCGTGCTACGTGAGACGTACCGTCACGGTCGCGTTCACTTGGGCTTTAAATTGAATGCATCGCGTCCGCAGGATTCACTGATTTTGGATTTGGGTAAAGTCGCGCTTGCTGAGGCGGCAACACCGCCAGCAGTTGAGGGCAATGACCTATGG
The nucleotide sequence above comes from Coraliomargarita algicola. Encoded proteins:
- a CDS encoding alpha-L-fucosidase, with the protein product MSQKNQDQNAPVDDVAVQHAKVQITALSDETAAYQRTTHPDAQWYRDTCLGMFFHWGISSVNGQGDLSWGMMKRAPGFAVESAKAHGIYAVQSICSPNKYWEQAEGFKCENYDPEKWLIAAKEVGVEYVVITTKHHDGFCLWPSEHGDLSTKNFLGGRDLLQEFVAACRKLEIKIGFYYSPPDWRLEQERMSFLYGNQNPGLDQNFKQKEVIEPNPEEEAAFFAKHAELASGHVRELLTRYGKIDILWFDGRVPPGGITMEQIREIQPGILVNSRGYGYGDFNTPECKFPERRFDKGWWEYCHVFADGAWGYLDHEVYKPLGWLLGELSKTRSWDGTFLPNVAPDAKGQMPHSFYLRMRQLKDWMSHSGESIHGAEGGGWPEQSNVPLTHRAGRTYAHLDWQFDASTVVEISYLKQAPKSVSFLKTGESIEFTYEQGVLRFQVDDDSLSHLTDVVLIEQASA
- a CDS encoding LamG-like jellyroll fold domain-containing protein: MMEHARQDFLLSDYQPADFPGLVSYWEFSQSSETFTAQQGEPYVLRSQVGPLEVVADASAPLGASALRIETGQWLNIARSECPLLDIHGPEGQLTVVAWIKREDLSRGCEFIAGQWNESHRGRQYGLFLNIATWGTSEQICGHLSHVGGPTPGYKYCIDGPMGASPVPYDEWVMVAMSYDGSNGYAWLNGQLDARPGLNPYSLAGGLYDSGPNGSDFTVGAVDRSGVIGNFFSGWLAGLAVYRRALTPAEIYALSQL